GTCATGAGACAATTAATTTCACTTGAAGTAGttgatttatttgaagaaataaaaggaaagtttAACAAGTTGCATATggtgttattttttcttttggtttgaaTTCAATCTTTGAATGCATTTCTAAGAAAAAAACCTTAAAAGGTAACTCTTTCTTTTCTACCTTGACAAAGGTGGAAATTGAGGTTGGAAAGTCCTTTACAATGGTGTTCTATTGTGGAAGAGAATGTTGTGAAAATGATAAAGACATGAAGGTAGTCACTTTTGGTACTTTCCCAATGATGCTCCATAAGATAGcacattaattaataaacattatttaGAGTAGCTAATTTAAGACTTAGTGATATATGCATATTGAAAAGCACCATTGCATCCCTTTATTGAGTGGCACCAAGAATGGATAATTTGTAGCCACCAACCATGAGAGAAGGGATAGGTTTGGTTACATCGATACTACGCTAAGATATAAGATTTCAAATGTATATGCTTTGAATGAGAACAATctaattgatttttaacttcaatacccaaaaactAATCAAGAACACGAAGATCTTCAAAGGAAAATTATAGGTGAAGTTTTGAAACAAGAGACTATATTGACTGAGAATGGTTTAAGTGACAATGATATAATTACATACACAATTATACTACAAACCACAACATTGCTGTGAGTAGATAAACAAATATGGATCACACTTAATGGGAGTATTTCTTCGTGCACCCCTCTCAAATTTCTCCCTGCACCCCATCAAACCGAATTttacatttacaaaataaatttatgataatgaatttttaacggagttgaaggaaaactaataaaattaaacttattatattaagaatgttttttattttacttattatactaaaaaatcCAATGTTTATTGTATTAAACGCAGATTTTAACTAAGATTTACCTGGTGTATCAATGTGACTAACTGATTGAACTTTATACATGTTTTATTGTATTTgcattgttttacttttaaaaatttgtatccGTAAATTTGCTCTTAAACCTTCTCCAGGTGGCATTCAAAGCGGGATTTTATCTTCTCTAGGCAATGGTTTCGGTCACAAGATGGAACATACAgtgagaatatttttatttcattttagtttttctattgAAATTTTCTCTCTGCTTAAAGCATGACAtctattttactttgttttttttattaacgtATATATGTTTTGTTGATGCAGCTATCTTGCAATTTCCAtccattcataaaaaaaagcCTCCAAGATCAGGATATCGACGTACAAAAATTAATCGTAAGATGTTTTATTaccatatatttcttttcaaaaataagaaattcaataataaaaggaagaaacaaaaagaaacataaatatCATGAAGAAAATTATGTCACACGTGGCAGGTCTTTGAATGTATTTTGTTGTGGGCGCAGCATCTACGTGGGAAATCAGAAATTTAAACACACCAATGGGATCTGACAGACCAAGATGTTTAGTGTCCCACACTTTGGAAATAAACTCAGCATCCTGGTATCGGTGGAAGAACAGCCAACAGAACACAAAATTTGAGAAGAGCGTCCCGTATGCCTTGTTGTGCCAAGTCGCAGGTGAACTAAATTCAACTTTTGTTTTCATCTTCTATAGTTACTTGCTTGGATGTTGTATGCTGTGACGCTGAATACTGTGATGTTAAATAATGACAGGTCTAAAGGAATACATTGGAGCCAATCCAGCACTCCTCCAGCAATATGCCTCTAATGCTGTTCGTTCGCATAGCTCCCATCCCTCTCTCACCAGTTCTGACTTTGCAGATGATATACAAGATGAGTTTTATGATGCAATCGCTGCCGAGTCATCGTCAGATGATGATACTGATGACGATAAAGGGTCTGATCAGGTTTCCTTCTTCAATCTGCGTAtcaactataattaaaatttcaataccTTTTTCTGTTAAGTTATGTAATTTAATCCTTACCCAATTTCTCAGGAGCACAAAGTCAAATTAAAGAATGTTTCTTGGGCCATGTCAACCTTGGCTGTGAAGCGAGGTGCAGGTCAGCCTTCTATCCTGTTATTTGTTTACactattcaatttttaaaaacaccAACTGCTTTTTTCTAACTTCAAAAATTACATTGAGTTCTGCATCCGATTCCTGCAAATATTGGCACTATGAGAGCATATACTTCAGAGAATTTAACCGAACCAAATGAAAACCAACTATTGTATGCTCTATTGAATTCGAACAGATGCTGGAGTCTCCCTTGAGTTCTTTAAGCATTGTCTTCTTATCTTCGTTTCATACTTTCAACTATAACTTATCCAAAAATGGATCTTTTTTAGCTCTTTTATTCATGTAGTCCTTGTCAccttgaaagaagaaaaatgatagaTACGAATTACAGAAGACAAGGATGATTAAAGTCACCTGAGGCTCTTAATTTCTTAATTCTCTTTTTCATTCCTTTTACCATTCAAAATTCTAGTCTAAAACTGTCATTCTGGTTGCAGCTTCAGATGCAAGCAAAGAATTAGATCCGGATGCAAGTTGTATCACAATTGATGTGAGTGGCATGCACGGCTCGTTGCGCAGAGGTGAAGGTGACAAGGATACAGACTGTTGGACTTGTCCTGGTGGTGAAGGCTTTATGATTAGAGGAAAGAACTATCTGAAAGATAATTCTAAGGTGAGTTATTTCCCAAAATGAACACTACGGCATTTCAGGCGTATTGGTAattcaaacttaattttttcaaagaaCTAAATGTTTAGCTTTTAGGCTATGGAACATGTAACATTCTGGCAAACAACTTAATTTTTCATTCAGGTAGTTGGAGGAGATCCTCTTCTCAAGCTCATAGCAGTAGATTGGTTAAAAGTTGACAAAGCTGCAGACAGAATTGCACTGCATCATAGAAATTTGGTCCAGGTaaagtttatattataagattgtAACTTTAAAATTCTTGTTGATTTTTATGAATTAAGGTTGGAGAAAATAAGATCAATTTGGATTAGACATGTTGATTTAAGGAGATGATTTTCTCTAAAACCATTAATCAACTCATGCTTTAAATTTCTCATTAGACTTTACGGATATTAGTTTCCTCATTAGTAGTGTTTCTCTGATATGGATCCTCATCCAACCCTTATTTAAATGGACCTTTTACAGATCACTCTTCAGCTCTTCACCGTCAgatatatttgttgataataGGTTTTGTGAGCTTAATTTTTCTGTAGTTTCTTGGTTTTGTCCAATTACATATAATATGTTTGTGCCCCCCTTCAAATTCTGTGCATCATTTTTTTCCAAGGGGTTCCATATGCATGTTCCAGATTACCTTTTCTGTAACTCGGTAAATTTAATGTTATAGCTTGTTATCTTTTTTATGCTGTGCTAACTGTGAGCGTAAAACTTGTGGTCCAAATCATGTATGCATGTTACCTTATTATTCATGAAACCTTATACTGGACATTTTTGAGATTCTTAGTTGTTTATATAAAACTCGATATACTGCATAATCCTTATTTTCTAAATTGCAGTCGGAAGCTGGGAAAAGTCTACCATTTATCCTTGTATTCAATCTACAGGTAAGGATATTATTGATATTCTCTATGTTACATGCAAAGTGAAGTTTAATAAGCATGTTAGTATTACAAAAACCATCCTTTAGCATGAATGAATGGCAGGCATGTTACAGTTGTAAACCTATAACATGGATGGGGTAAATATACAGTGTTGAATGCTCGTCTATGATGTGACCGAGAAAAATTTTGGAAGCTTGGCTGACATACTGAATATTGCAGAAATCtaaaatgtttgtttgtttttttttttttttatgtagctGAAATTTTCAGTTGAAATCATGGATATTGTACATGTTCAACTTTCTGTTAGTCAAATCTCTGGTGATGCTCATCAATGTGAGATTGCAATGGCTGAAGAGATCTTTGTTTGCATGAATGAGTACATATACGTAAATATGTACATAAAAATTGATGCAAAACCGGAAATTTATTATATGCTCATAGTGATGGATCTTTATCAAGGTAGATTTTTATTTTGGCCATCAATGTCAGGTTCCAGCTAAACCAAACTACAGCTTGGTTTTATATTATGCATCTGACAGACCTGTAAAGAAAGATTCTCTATTGGCAAAGTTTTTGGATGGGGATGACGCGTTTCGTGACACAAGATTCAAACTGATTCCAAGCATAGTTGAGGTTTGTGATTGTCAATGATGTCTGATATGTCCTTATTTTATGCTTGATGGCATCAGTCAGCCAATGGTTTTGAATGAATACAGGGATATTGGATGGTCAAGCGAGCTGTCGGAACAAAAGCTTGCCTGCTGGGGAAAGCTGTCACTTGTAAATACTTTAAGCAAGACAATTTTTTTGAGGTAAAGCTGAAGTATCAAATAAGAAGTTAAAAGTCTAGTTTACGTTGGCTCTCAAATATGATGCAGcatattttgaagtttttgtCTTTATATATGGTAGAGCCTGTTCTGCAAGTATTAGCTGGAGTTTATTGCTGGTTCAGTGTTTAACAACCTTCGTaggatttacttttgtaaatttCAAGCCCACTTCTCATCAACCACTGGCTTTTGCATGTGGAAACTTAACATTTATCTGTAAATAAGTTTGAATTTAAAGCTTGCCGATCATTGAAATACCCAATTCTGCACTGTTGAAATCGGTGCAATAATTTGTAACTTCTCTGGCATTGTCATCATCTGTTGGGTAGATTATACTTTGATAGTGTTTTCCGTGTTATGCAGATAGATGTAGATATTGGATCATCTTCTGTAGCTAGAAGTGTCATTGGCCTTGTTCTGGGATATGTCACAAGCCTGGTCGTTGACCTTGCAATTTTGATAGAGGTTTGTTCcttttaatcataatattatGGACAAAAAAGCCATCAATTTGTTTGGTCTATGATTGATCTACCTTGTAACATAATTCTTATATAGGCAAAAGAAGAATCAGAGCTGCCAGAGTACTTACTTGGAACTGTACGATTAAACCGCTTGAAACCTGAATCTGCTGAGCCGTTAGAGGATTGAGATGTTCAACCAAAAGTATTAAATGTTCTAAGGATGTCTCTTTTACATGGTTCAAATGTTTATAGTTACACTCAAGACTCAAATGAAAAATGAGTCTGATGAATTTTCTGTATCAGCATATACATATtgtattttttccttttcttttctccagGGTGTCTTCCTGTTATATCCAAGCTTCGTCTACTTCATAGTTTACTGCCCCGTTTTTTCCATTGTCCTTCTTCTTtactattttctaattttttatttccataatcttttaaacttttataaatatatatatatatatatatatatatatatatatatatatattttatctctaATAAACATTCCTTTTCCTAGACATATAAGATAACTTGAGAACAGAATCTCTTACTAAAAAGATATGCTTCAATTTCTTGCAGCTCTCAACGTAAACTTGTAACTATTTGATTGTTCTTTTTTCTACAGAAAGTGGCATTATAATATAAGAACTTTATGACAAATTGAACATACTAAAAGTCACCTAATTCAGGTTAACGTTGCCAATAATTCATCATCCTAAAGTGACCTAATTGCAGTTAACGTTGTTACAGTAAATGCTTTGTATTGGCTTGCTCTATAAGATTATTGATCTATAACtttatcaagaaaaagaaaaagggtaaaAATCTGGCAAttatctaactttttttttttttttttttctgaaaactTACGAGATTTGATAAACAAAAGGGGCACCAAATCAGATGCAAGACTTTTGACCCTAGTGGGAATCTAGTCCAACTGAATCctacttttcttctttcttaaaagGTGTGTAATTGTGCAGCCCTAGGCCACACGTATGCCTCTCTTTTACACAGTTTCTCTTTGGGAATTTCCATCAAATTCTCGTCTTTTCTCTTCTCATGTGCATTATTATTCTTACGCTTTTTCACCCAAGCCATCATACTTATCGTAACTAGTTTTTAGGTGGCGTgcctctcttttcttttattcaaatcACTTTTCATCCAATCAGGAGAAAATATTAAGGGGAATTTAACAGCAAGTGAAAAGTATTTCTATTTTCCTCATAGAAAGTTAGGTAAGAGTTGAAGTTTTGGTGGAAAATTGACTGGTAGAAGGCAATGTGCCCAGCACCATCTGCTACATCATTGAGTgtgtttcttttacaaaatgttCTTCTACcattttaatcataaaacctcatcttttcaaaatatgcgTACTTATCATATTTTATCTGATATtcagacaatatttttttgacaacatttgaacgcATATCAATATatgattggttaaaaattactccagaataatgtttatgattattattattgattgtagagtaaattttgaccaatcacagattgacacataatcaatgtttaaatgttgtcaaaaaaatgttgtctaaatatcattatcttttatttacatagttttttttttagtataatttaaggGTGCATGTATTATGTTATTAAGTTCGGCATAAAGAAACTACTTAATATGTAATATGTTATGGTCACAACTAATAAAACTGTCGCAATA
This DNA window, taken from Vigna radiata var. radiata cultivar VC1973A chromosome 5, Vradiata_ver6, whole genome shotgun sequence, encodes the following:
- the LOC106760089 gene encoding protein ENHANCED DISEASE RESISTANCE 2-like — encoded protein: MEASSSGEASERGGEEKGTFQYFGWVYHVGVNSVGREYCHLRFLLLRGKCVAMYKRDPHQNPDIKPIRQGVIGATLVVEDLGCRKVNNGDLYVVRFYSRQEEGRKGEIACATAEEAQRWMEAFLHARQQAEHDLLTESDRDKLMHEMEIDLQGNRHKLKRYASGLKKLKKIGQGPETLLRLSSKFFGNSDCFEGETGDVFDIHQWKCVRTMSGIRIFEDVSDHKSGKGALVKSVGVIDAPADSVFEVFLNTERQKRYEWDMLMGDLELVETYDGHYDVVYGTYDPKYLTRWHSKRDFIFSRQWFRSQDGTYTILQFPSIHKKKPPRSGYRRTKINPSTWEIRNLNTPMGSDRPRCLVSHTLEINSASWYRWKNSQQNTKFEKSVPYALLCQVAGLKEYIGANPALLQQYASNAVRSHSSHPSLTSSDFADDIQDEFYDAIAAESSSDDDTDDDKGSDQEHKVKLKNVSWAMSTLAVKRGAASDASKELDPDASCITIDVSGMHGSLRRGEGDKDTDCWTCPGGEGFMIRGKNYLKDNSKVVGGDPLLKLIAVDWLKVDKAADRIALHHRNLVQSEAGKSLPFILVFNLQVPAKPNYSLVLYYASDRPVKKDSLLAKFLDGDDAFRDTRFKLIPSIVEGYWMVKRAVGTKACLLGKAVTCKYFKQDNFFEIDVDIGSSSVARSVIGLVLGYVTSLVVDLAILIEAKEESELPEYLLGTVRLNRLKPESAEPLED